In Candidatus Accumulibacter cognatus, the genomic window AGAACCAGCGGAGGAGACTCGGCTTCCATCACCCGCTTGGGCTCCCAGGAGGGTGGCGAAATCTCGAAAGTCACCGCATAGTTGACCGCCAGATCCTCGAAAACCTCCAACTCTCCACGCAACTGACAGATCTCGAGCTTCAACAGCCAGCAGGCCTGGCTTTCTGCACGACCGGGCACGACCAGGCGGTCGACCAGGGTCGCCAAATGATCACGGCCCAGCAGTTCGATCTCACGCCGATCCTTGCGAGCCTGCTGCAGCAGTTCCAGTAGCCGCTGACAACCGGCAGCATCCAGTTTGCGCAACTTCGACATATCTAGACGAAGATGCGGGGTTCGTGCGAGGGCTTGGCGCACGGCGGTAAACCCGGTTTCGTTGTCGCCCGTCAAATCACCTTTAAATAATACCGACCCAACCCCTTTGGCGTGTACCGAAACGGCGACGACAGCATCGCGCCAACCTGGCGGCGATTTCTCGAAGGATTGAGCATAATCGATTCCCAGACCCTCAAAAGCGGCTTTTTGGCCGGTCAATCGGAAAAGGTCAAAAAGCATCAACCACAAGCGCTCGCCGGGGCCAGAGCGGTAGGAGCGCGTCGACCTCTCTAGCAACGCGCGAACCGCGCTCTCCTGGCCATTCGAATAAAGCATGGCCGCTTCTTCAGCCTCGGCATCGATCGGATCCAGCTCGGCCTCGATCTGAAATTCAGGAGCGGTCTCACTAAATTGAAACTCGCTGAGATCCAGTGGCTGCCCTTCGGCCGGGGAAACCGGAGCAGTGAAGGGGAGGTCTCCCGGTACCAGGCCGACTGGAGCCGTGGCGACCGGTTTGTCTTCCGGTGCCTGACCAAGGGCTCCGCCCCGTTCGTCGCGTGTGCGGGGAACGGCGGCCGGCCGCGCAACCATTTTCTTTTCCTGCGGCTTTTTAAAAAACGAAAAAACCATTTGATGAGGAGAACTGCAGTTGAATTCCAAAATTCGCGATAAGGCAATAAGTTTACCTTGTAACACATCGCCCAGCGCACTGCAATTTCAATCCGGGGTCGATTCTTACTTCCGACCTGCATTCGGGAGGATGTTCACTGCCACCCGCAAGTAGCCGATTCTCCACACTTTATTTGGATCGACGAATTCATCCTGATTTCGTCGTGGGGATTGCACCTTGTCATCTGAATTCGGTATGATCCCCCGGAGAAGCTTCCTTTACGATTTCCCTCGAACTTTCCACCGAACCACTCCTACGGAGCTCCATCATGGCAAAAGGCAACAAAGTCAAGAAAGCAGAAAAGGCCGAAAAGGTCGAGAGCGTCGAACAACCCGAGCAAGCCGAAGCAGCGGCGGCCACCCCTGCATTCGTCAAGATCACCAAGGTCGTTGGCCGGCAGATCCTTGACTCACGCGGTAACCCGACGGTCGAGGTCGACATCACCCTTGACGACGGTTTCATGGCCCGTTCCGCAGTCCCCTCGGGTGCGTCGACCGGGGAATTCGAAGCCTGCGAACTGCGTGATGGTGACAAGAAGGTTTACCTCGGCAAAGGCGTGTTGAAAGCAGTCGAATCCGTCAACACCAAGATCGCGAAACTCCTTAAAGGCAAGAATCCTCTCGACCAGCGCGCACTCGACGAGGCAATGATTGCCCTCGATGGTACACCCAATAAGTCAAACCTGGGAGCGAATGCGATCCTCGGCGCTTCGATGGCAATCACTTTGGCTGGCGCCCATGTCAGCAAGCTGCCTCTCTGGAAATACATCGGCAAGATCCACAAGAATCGCGACTTCGCCTTGCCAACGCCGATGGCCAACATCATCAACGGAGGCAAGCACGCCGACAACTTGATCGACTTCCAGGAGTTCATGATCATGCCGGTGGGCGCGCCTACTTTCTCGGAAGGATTGCGCTGGATCACCGAGGTTTTCCACGCCCTGAAATCGATTCTCAAGAAGGGCGGGCATGTCACCGCAGTTGGCGACGAAGGTGGCTTTGCACCCAACCTGACCAACGACGAATCACTTGAAGTCATCATGCAGGCGATCGTTGCAGCCGGTTACAAACCCGGCAAGCAGATCAGCATTGCCCTCGACTGTGCTTCTTCCGAACTCTTCGACGAAGGAAACCGCCAGGGCTACAAGTTCTGGAAGTCGAATCCCGACAAGCTGTTCACCGATGACGACATGATTGCCGTATACGGCGAATGGTGTAAGAAGTATCCCATCGTGTCGATCGAGGATGGCCTCGACCAGAGCGACTGGGAAGGTTATGTCAAGCTCACCAAGGTGCTCGGGGACAAGGTACAGATCGTCGGCGACGATTTCTTCGTCACCAACCCGGTTCGTCTCAAGCAAGGCATCGACATGAAGGCAGCCAACGCGATCCTCATTAAGGTCAACCAGATCGGCACCGTCACTGAAACGCTCGACGCCATCAAGATGGCCCAGAAAGCCGGTTACGGCGTCATCTCGTCACATCGGTCCGGTGAAACCGAAGACTCTTTCATCGCCGACCTGGCTGTCGGCACCGGCGCCGGGCAGATCAAGACTGGTTCGCTGTCGCGTACCGACCGCATCTGCAAGTACAACCAGTTGCTTCGCATTGAGGAGCAGCTCGGGAGCAAGGCCGTCTTCAAGGGTCTGAAATCGATCAAGGGCGCCGGTTTCTAGCCTGCGAGCAAGGAGGGCATCGCCTGGGCGATGCCCTGCCGTGCGTTGTTTGACCCGCTCTGGATCGACAACCAATCCCTTTCCCGCGTTGCTGACGCCTTCTCGCGAACAATCAGCTTGGCTGTATGATCTTCTACCTAAAGCTCCTTGCCGATCCAGTTCAAGGCAAGCGATTTCATGGTGTCGAATGCCATAATCGGCCAGATGATGAGTCCCAAACTCGATACCGCAATACCCAGCCTGTCTGCAAACGCTTTGCGAGATCCGGAATATTTCGGTATCGTTGGAACGATGACCAATACCGACGCCGTCACCACGCTCGCCGCGCTGGCACAGGAAAGCCGCCTCGCCATCTTCCGCCTGCTGGTGCAGAACGCGCCTGCAGGCTTGACCGTAGGCCTGATTGCCGAGCAGCTGCAATTACCGGCACCCACCCTGTCTTTTCACCTGAAGACCCTGACTCACGCAGGTCTGGTCAATACCACGCAAGAAGGCCGCTTCGTTCGCTGTCATGCCGTGCTGGACAGAATCGACGACTTGGTTGCTTTCCTGACTGACAACTGCTGCGGAGGACATCCCGAGATTTGCAAACCACAGCTATAATCGTTCCCGGAAGCTACACTATTTGAATCATGGCGCTACTCGAGATCCGAAATGTCAGCCGCCGTTTCGGCGAACTCCAGGCTGTCGACGACGTTTCCCTGTCGATCGAGGCGGGCGAATTCTTTACCTTGGTGGGTCCCTCGGGCTGTGGCAAAACCACCCTGCTGCGCCTGATCGCCGGATTCGACGCACCTGACGCCGGCCAGCTACTACTTGACGGGCAAGCTCTGGCCGGCATTCCACCTGAAAAAAGACCGGTGCACACGGTTTTTCAGAGCTACGCGCTGTTTCCGCACATGACCGTGGCGCAGAATGTCGCCTTTCCCTTGGAGATGGCTGGAAAGTCCCAGGACGAGATCAGTATTCGTCTCAAGGATGCGCTGGAACTGGTGCACCTGGCCAACAAGGCTCGCCAGTTTCCCCGCCAATTGTCCGGCGGACAACGGCAGCGCGTCGCTCTAGCGCGGGCGCTGATCAACAAGCCGCGCCTGCTGTTGCTCGATGAACCGCTGGCGGCACTCGACGCCAAACTGCGCGAACAGATCACCGGGGAACTGATCGCGCTACAGCGCGAGGTCGGCATCACCTTTATCTTCGTCACCCATTCGCAGCAGGAGGCGCTGGCGGTATCACACCGCATCGCCATCATGAACAATGGGCGCATCGAGCAGGTCGGCGCTCCCGAGCAGATCTATGGCTTCCCGCGCAACCGCTTTGTGGCCGATTTCATCGGGACCATCAACCTGCTGCCGGTCGAAGTGCGGGCAACGGATCACGATGGACTGCACCTGTTCGCTGCTGGACTCGGGGATATTGTCGGCACACCGATCGTCGGACCCAGCCCCGGCGAGCAGGGTGCCTTTGCCGTCCGCCCGGAACAACTGCGCATCGTCCCTGCCGGGGACCTGACCGAGCTGGACAACCACTTTTATGGCCGCGTGCGCGACCACCTTTACCTCGGCGACGTCACCGTTTACAAGATTGCGCTCGAAAATGGGGTAGTGCTCGAGGCGATGCTCACCAACGCAGTTCCTGGACGCGCCAGGTTCCTTGAACGCGGCGCCCCGGTCGCGGTCGGCTGGCAACGTGACGCAGGGGTCTACCTGCGTGACTGAAACAGCCAGACGCCCGGTTGGTCGAGGTGAGTCGTTGACCAAATGGCTGGTCAGCCTGCCGCCAACCCTGTTTCTGGTGGTTTTTTTCCTTGCGCCGGCCTTGCTGATGGTTGGTGCCTCGTTCCAGCAGCCGGGTGACTTCGGAGGACTGGTGCCGGCCATGCAGGATGGCCAGTTCACCCTGTCCCTGGAAACCTACCGCTTCTTCCTCGGCGACTGGATCTATGCCGAAATCTTCGGCCGTTCCTTCCTGGTCGCCGCAACCACCACTTCGATCTGCCTGCTGCTGGCCTATCCTCTGGCCTTACTGATCGCCCGCAGCGGCCAGCGTCATCGCAATCTGCTGGTGTTGTTGGTAATCCTGCCTCTGGCCAGCAATTTCCTGATCCGCATCTACGCCTGGATCATTCTCCTCGGCCCGGCCAATCTGCTGTATACGCCTTTCGCAGTGATTGCCGGCATGGTCTATGTGCACCTGCCGTTCATGGTCCTGCCACTGTACAACAACCTGGAGCAGCACGATCCGGCACTGCTCGAAGCGGCCCAGGATCTTGGTGCCGGCACCTGGACGCGCTTTTGGCGAATCACCCTGCCGCTTTCGCTACCCGGTATCTGGGCGGGCTCGGCGCTGGTCTTCATTCCGGTTCTCGGCATGTTCGCCATTCCCGAGTTGCTTGGAGGCACACGAGATCTGCTGATCGGCAATCTGATCAAGGAACAGTTTCTCGACAACCGCGACTGGCCGCTGGGTTCGACCTTGTCGCTGCTGTTGACCGCCGCCGTGCTGGCTCTGGCGGGATTGTCAGCGAAGGCCGGGCGGTTGCGCCGGGGGAGTACCTGATGGCGCGTGCTCGCCAGTCGCTCTGGCTGTGGGCTGCGGCGCTGGCCGTCTACGCCTTTCTGTACCTGCCGCTTGCGGTGGTGGTGATCTTCTCTTTCAACGATTCGCTGCTCAACGCCGAGTGGGTCGGTTTTACGACCCACTGGTATGAGACGCTTTTCGACGACAGCGAGATGCTGAATGCCGCTGTCAACTCGCTGTTCATCGCCATCGCTGCGGCAAGCGTGGCCACCGTGCTCGGGACCATGGCCGGCATGGCCATGCAGCGCTGGCGATCGGGTTTTCTGCGCTGCCTGCCTTTTCTGGTGCTGACGCCGGTGGCGATGCCCGAGCTTCTGCTCGGGGTCTCTCTCCTGCTGTTCTTCCGGCAGGTGCTCGATCTGACGCTCGGGCTGATCTCGATCCTGATCGCGCACATCACTTTCTCGATCGGTTTCGTCGCGATCATCGTCCGCACTCGTCTGGCCGGGATGGACGAGAGCATGTTCGAAGCCGCAAGGGATCTCGGTGCCAGACCTTGGCAGAGCTTCCGGCGCGTGACTCTGCCCCTGCTCCTGCCGGGCATCCTGGCAGGCTTTCTGATGAGCTTCACGCTCTCGATCGACGACTTCGTGATCACCGTCTTTGTCGCCGGCGTTGGCGTCACGACACTGCCGCTGCAAATCTACTCGATGATCAAGGTGGCCGTGAGTCCCGAAGTAAACGCCGTGTCTACGCTGTTGATGGCGCTGACCCTGACCTTGATCGCGCTGGCCTCGAAACTTGCACCTGACACATTGCAGGGCAGGGCATGAAAGCGCTGCAGGCCAGCGTCGTTGCAGTGCTGCTCGCAGTCCTCGCGATGCTGGCACATGCTGAAGACGTTCTCTATCTCTACATCTGGAATACCTACCTCTCGGACGACACCGTACAACGGTTCGAGGTGCAATGTCGCTGCCGGCTGAGACAGGATTTTTACTCTGACAACGAGGAAATGCTGGCCAAGCTCGAAGCCGGCGCCATCGGCTACGATCTCCTCGTTCCGACCGGCAACGCCGTCGAGACCCTGCTCCGCAAGAACGCGCTGCGCCCGCTCGACAAGAGAAAACTTCCGAATCTGAAGAACATCAAGGCCGAGTTTCATAACCCATGGTATGACCCCGGCATGCTTTATGCAGTTCCTTACGCAACCACGGTGACACTGCTCGGTTACAACGCCACCCGGCTGGCCGAACTCGGCCTGCCGACCGACAGTTGGGCGTTGATCTTCGAACCGCGTCACCTCGAAAAACTGAAAGGCAAGGTGACGGTTCTCAACAGCCAGCGCGAACTGATGGCTGCGGCGATGAAATACCTCGGCTACTCGGTTCAGGAGAGCGACCCAGCGCGCTGGGATGAGGCCAAGCGCCTGATCCTGCGCGCCAAGCCGTACTGGGCGACCTTTTCCAACAGCACCTACATCAAGGACCTGGCAATCGGCAACATCTGGGTCGCACACGGCTACTCAAGCGACATGTTCCGCGCCCAGCAGGACGCGCAGGAGGCAAAGCGCCCATTTGCCATCGGTTTTCGAACGCCAAAGGAAGGCGCGGTGTTGGCGGTCGACAGCTTTGTCCTGCACAAATCCGGTCGCCGCCCCGACCTCGCGCACCAGTTCATTCAGTTCATGCTCGAAGGAGCCAACGCCGCCGACGTCTCCAGTCTGATTGGTGCCGGCAACCCGAACGCGGCGGCGATGCCGTACATTTCCCCCGAGATCGCCGGCAATCCGGGGATTTTCCCGCCGCCCGACGATTTGCGCCGCCTTGAAATGCTGCGCGATTTCGATCCGAAAACGCGCCGCTTGTTGTCGCGGATGTGGACCGAGATAAAGGTCCGCTGAATCCCGTTACGATTCAGCCACCATTACCACGCCGCCACGCCGGTGGTCAGCGGCGCCAGACAAACGACCGTCGTCGCTGGCAACGCCATTGACCCCGCCAAAGAACATGCTCGTCGCGTCGAAGCAGGTCGCGGCCGGCCAGGCCTGCTGCAGGGCGTCAGCCACCCCCTCGTCGAGGCCGACGTTCTCGAACCACAGTTTGCTGTCTTCGACATGCAGGCGGGCGGCGTTCAAGGCTTCGTCAAGCGGGCGCCGATAGAGAAGAAGATTGAGGAGTGCCTGCAGGATGGCACTGCGAATCCGGTTTGACCCACCACTGCCGAGGGCAAAACACGGCCGGTCGCCGGCGACGACGATGGTGGGTGACATCATGGTGCTCATCCAGCTTCCCGGTGCCAGTCGATGGAAACCGGCCGGGTTGATGTCGTCTTCGCCGAGGAAGTTGTTGACGTGGATTCCCAGCTCCGGCAACACATGCCCGCAACCCTCGCCGTTGCTGGTAGTCATTGCCGCGGCCATGCCTTCGGCATCAATTACCGAGATATGCGTGGTGGCACCGAGCAGGTTCTCGTGAGTGCGTGAGCGTGCCCGCTCGACCCAGGCCGGGAGGCCATCGCCGGCAACCAGTGCACGAATCGACGCCGGGTCGGCATATAGTCGGTGGTCGTAACCCGCAAGGCGAATCTGCGATACGGTTGCCAGTATCGCCGCCACCACGAGTTGATGCTCGCGCGAGAGAAATGACTCCTGGCCAATACCCAGGCTCTCGGCGATGCGCAGCCCGGCGCCGATCAGGCCGCCGCCGGCGGCTGGTGGCGGGTTGGTCAACACGCGGTAAGGACCGAAGGGAACATGCAGCGGTTCACGCACTACCGGCGCGTAGGCGGCAACATCCTGCGTGGTCAGCAGTCCGCCTTGAGCAGGGCCGAAGTGATTGACCAACGACGCCTGGTACTGGGCGACCAGGCTGTTCGGATCACCTTCGCCAAGCGCCTGCAGAAAATCGCCGAGGTCGGGGTTGGCCAGGCGATCCCCGGCTTGCGGCAGGCGTCCGCCAGCCAGGAGCAGACGTGCTGCCGCTGGCGTCGATTTGGCGATCGGCTCGATCAGGCCGATGATCATCGCGATCTGCGGACTGACCGTGAATCCGTTGCGTGCCCAGGCGGCTGCCGTCGCCACGACTTCATGCAAGGGCAGGCGACCGGCGCGCCTGTGCAATTCGAGCAGGCCGACCAGTTCACCGGGAACTGCTGCGGCCGCCTTGCCGATGTGAAAGACCTGCTTGGTCTGGCCGAAATCGACGGTCACCGGTGCAAAGTCCAGCGTCGGCAAAACGCCGAGGCCAAGGCCCGGAACGGCAGCAAAAAAATCGAGCACCTGGTAGCCATCGGCCGCGTCGCCCCAGACACAGACCCCGCCACCGCCAAGCGAAGTCAGCGGCAACTCGGTCACGGTGGCGGCAAACTTGGCAGCGACGATCGCGTCAACTGCGTTGCCGCCGCGCCGCAAGATGCGCGCACCGGCCAGCGCCGTATGCGGCTCGGATGCGGCGATCACTCCACGAATGCTCATGGCCGGAGGATACGGGATCTCATTCAGCGTGCAAGGTGTCGACGGCCTCTATCGGTCATCGCTGTTGTGGGCACAGCCTCGATCATGAAAGATTCGTCCTCTCAGCGAATGACCTGTATTCAGCACACGATCGTCATGTGCCGGGTCTTGCCGATACCTGCGCGAACCTCGGGTGGGGTGTGGCCGCCCAGGGAGGTTGTTGATCACCAGGCGCGAAACACCGCTTCAGCCGCAGCAATGGTCGTGGCGACATCGGACTCGCTGTGCGCTGCCGAAACGAAGCCGGCTTCAAAGGCCGAGGGAGCGAAATAGTGACCGGCGTCGAGCATGGCGTGGAAGAAGCGATTGAAGGCTTGCGTGTCGCACTCCATCACTTCGGCGTAGCTCTGTGGACACTCGGAACGGAAATACAGCCCGAACATGCCGCCAATCGCCTGCGCCGAAAACGGTACCCCATGCTTGCCAGCCGCGGCAGACAGCCCATCGGTGAGTTGTCGGGTGCGCTGCGCCAAGGATTCGTAGAACCCTTCGGCCTGTAGCAGTCTCAGCGTCGCCAGCCCGGCAGCAACCGCCACCGGATTGCCCGACAGGGTGCCCGCCTGGTACACCGGGCCCAGCGGCGCGATTCGGCTCATGATCTCGCGTTTGCCGCCGAATGCGCCAACTGGCATTCCGCCACCGATCACCTTGCCGAGAGTCGTCAGATCAGGAATGATACCGTACAGGCCCTGAGCACCCTGGGCACCGACGCGGAAGCCGCTCATCACCTCGTCAAAAATCAGTACCGCGGAGTGGCGGCTGCACAGTTCGCGCAGGTTCTGAAGGAAGGCAGGCTGCGGCGCGATGAGATTCATGTTGCCGGCAACGGCTTCGACGATCACCGCGGCAATTCGCGGCCCGTGTTCAGCAAATGCCGCTGCCAACCCGATGCTATCGTTGTAGTCGAGAACCAGCGTATGCCTGACAAAGTCAGCCGGTACGCCGCTGGAACTCGGGTTGCCGAAAGTGAGCATCCCCGAACCGGCCTTCACCAGCAGGCTGTCCGAATGGCCATGGTAGCAGCCTTCGAACTTGATCAGCAGATCACGCCCGGTAAAGCCTCGCGCCAGGCGGATCGCACTCATCGTCGCTTCCGTCCCGGAACTGACCAGACGAACCATTTCCAGCGAAGGCAGCAACTCGCACAGCAGTTCGGCGATCTCGACCTCGCCTGCGGTCGGCGCCCCGAAGGAAAGACCTCTGAGCGCCGCCTGCTGAACGGCGGCGACCACCTCGGGGTGCGCGTGCCCGAGGATCAACGGCCCCCAGGAGCCGACGTAATCGATGTAGCTCAGGCCATCGACATCACGCACGCGCGCGCCATCGCCCGCGGCAAAAAACCGCGGTGTGCCGCCGACCGAGCGAAAGGCCCGTACCGGTGAGTTGACACCACCAGGGATGCGCTGCTGCGCACGCTCAAACAGTTGCTCGCTACGAGAACTCACGATGCTCTTCCTCGAAAAGTTGTTGATAGGCCGCCGCGCGCGCCGCCACGTCAGGTGCTTCAAACAAGTCACCGATTACCGCCAGCAGGTCGGCGCCGGCGGCAAGCAAGGGCCTGGCCCGGTTCACCGTGATGCCACCGATGGCACAAGCCGGCACCCTGAGTTCGCTGCGGCAACGGGTGAACAGCGACCACGGCGCAAGCTCGGCCTGCGGCTTGGTCGCGGAAGGATAGACCGCTCCGAAAGCGACATAGTCGACACCCGCCAACACGGCTGCGCGCGCGCGATCGAAATCGGCATAACACGAGGCACCGAGCAAAGCGTCGGCGCCAAGCGCCTGCCGAGCCGCCTGCAGATCACCGTCAGTGGCACCGAGATGCACGCCGTCAGCATTGACTGCCAGTGCCAGGGCGAGATCGTCATTGATCAGCAGGCGCGCGCCAAACTCTTTGCAGAGGCTCAGCAGCGCGCGCGCAGTGTCGGCCCGCCGGGCAGCGTCTTGGCTCTTGTCCCGATACTGAACGAACCCCGCGCCTCCCTCCAGGGCAGCCCCGACCTGGGCCAGCAAAGTGCTCGACGCGAGGCCTTCAGGAGTGATCGCATATAGACCGCGCAGGGTCTTGCCGACCGCTTCAGGCATCAAGAGTCCCGCCATGGCCTCGAATCTGGAAAAAGCGATCCGGGATGAATTGCCCCATTCCCGGCCGAAAACCGGCGGTCAGCGATTGCCAGGTATATTCCTGGGCTGCCCCCACTGCTTGCTCGACTGACCAGCCTCTCGCCAGATAGGCGGCAATTGCCGAGGCGAGCGTACAACCCGAACCGTGGTAGCTGCCGGGAAGGCGGTCCCAGATGTCGTTGCGGACTAGGCCGAGCCTTCGGCCATACAGGCTGTTGACCACGCGTGTCGTGTTTTCATGGGTACCGGTCAATAGCACATACTCGCAACCCAGGTCGAGCAGGCTTTGCGCGCATTCGACCAGAGTCCGCTGTTCATTGTCTCCATTGTCATCCATGTTGCCGTCAAGCAGGCGGCGCGCTTCGAGAGAATTGGGCGTCAGGATCGTCGTCAGCGGCATCAGCAACTCGCACAGGCCAGCAATCATTTCCTCGTCGGCCAATTCGTCGCCACGTCCGGAGGCAAGCACGGGGTCGAGGACCAACGGGATGCCGGGGTAATCGACAAGAATTTCAGCGATCACCGAAACATTCTCGATGCTGCCCAACAGGCCCATCTTGAAAACAGCGACCGGCATGTCTTCGAGTAGCGTCCGCGCCTGATCCTCAACGCAATCGGCATCGATCGCGAGGATGCGGCTGACGCCGACGGTATCCTGTACAGTCAGCGCCGTCACCACTGACAGCGAATGACAGCCAATCGACGACAGGGTCATCAGGTCGGCCTGCAGCCCCGCGCCTCCACAAGGATCGCTGGCGGCGAAGGTGAGAACGATGGGCGGCGGCAATGGTAGGGCGCGTGGGTTCATGACAGCAAGCGGGCGTCGACAAGGTGCTCCTGTCGACAAAATCTTGGCGGAATAAGAAAGGTTTGGCTAGAATCCGTAAATTTTCTACCCGATTCTAACCGAAAACTGACCAAGACCATGAACACAGCAAGCGATGAGCCCTATTACACTTGGATGTGCCTGACCTGCGGTTTCATCTATGAAGAGGCCAAAGGCCTGCCGGAAGAAGGCATCACACCAGGAACCCGCTGGGCGGATGTACCCATCAACTGGACTTGTCCGGAATGTGGGGCGCGCAAGGAAGACTTTGAAATGGTCGAAATTTAAAGACAATGCGTTATAGTAGCTACTGGCGCGAAAGTACGCCGGAACCGGAACTTCCTTAAAACAACGATCTGGGATATCTGGAGGAGAGAATTGGCTGAAGCAGCAAACCTGCGCGGCGTCAAGGTCATGGTCATCGATGACAGCAATACGATCCGGCGCAGCGCGGAAATATTTCTTGTGCAGGCCGGCTGTCAAGTGCTGCTCGCAGAAGATGGTTTCGACGCGCTTGCCAAGGTCGCGGATCATCAGCCCGCCGTGATCTTCTGTGATATCGTGATGCCGCGCCTTGACGGCTACCAGACCTGTGCCTTGATCAAAAAGAACCAGCGCTTCCGCACCACGCCAGTGATCATGCTGTCGTCTAAGGACGGTCTTTTTGACCGCGCACGTGGCCGCATGGTCGGGTCGGACCACTATCTGACCAAGCCATTCACCAAAGACAGCCTGCTGCAAACGGTCGCGGCCTTTGCTCCGGCAGCAACCTGAATGTGAATGAAACCAACCTTGTTGAGAGGCAACCACGGAAGCTGAGAAGCCATGACCATCAAGAAAATCCTCGTCGTAGACGATTCGCCGACCGAACGTCATGTGTTGAAAGCACTACTGGCCAGCAATGGTTATGAAGTGATTACTGCGGAGAGCGGTGAAGAAGGCATTGCCAAAACGAAAAGTGAATTGCCGGACCTTGTCTTGATGGACGTGGTGATGCCCGGCCTCAACGGCTACCAGGCCACCCGAACCCTGACCCGTGATCCGGCGACCCGGAACATTCCGGTCATCGTGTGCACGACCAAAGGCCAGGAGACGGACAAGATCTGGGGCTTGCGCCAAGGAGCCCAAGATTATCTGGTTAAGCCGATCAACGGCCCAGAGTTGCTGGCCAAGATTGCAGCGCTCTAGAAGATCACCAGGGCATGACCAAGAAGATCAGCCTACATGAATTTCAGGCCTACCTCGCGGCCCGCTTGGCCGGCACCAGCCATCAAAGCTCCGCTGGCTTGCTGGGCATTCAGGCTGGTCCGGACCATTGGCTGCTCGACCTGGCGGACTCCGGCGAAATCATCCCGCTGCCCCCCTTGACCAAGGTTCCTCTGACCAAACCCTGGTTTGCAGGGATCGCCAACATTCGCGGCAATCTGTACTCGGTCGTGGATTTTTCCGCCTTCCTCGGCAAGGAAGCGACGCCCCAGAATACCAGCTCGCGACTTCTCTTGGTTGGAACCCGCCATGGCAGCAACGCAGCCTTGCTGGTCACGCGCATGATCGGCCTGCGCAATATCGAAGCCCTGACTCCTGAAATCGTCGCACCAGACGTGCCGGATTGGTCCCGTGAAGCTTATTCGGACAACGAAGGACGTCACTGGAACAAACTCAGGGTGCGCGAACTCCTGGCTGACGAGTCGTTCATGGACATTGGCGCCTGAACTGCCTGCGCGCCATGAAATCTACAACCAGCAGTGTTTCCGCTGTCGAAAAAGTGTAACCGGAGAAGCAAGATGAAGTTCAAACCCAAGCTACCGGCTTTCCTGTCCCGGATGACTACTGCGGCAAGCGAAACCCTCGTGGCTCGTACCGTGATCGATCCCAGCGAACCGGTGAGCAAAGGGACGATCCCGTTATTGCTACCGCTGCTGAACCGCTTTCCGGTGGTCAAACAACTTCAGATCCTTGGCGGCTGCCTAGTGCTGGTCATGCTGGTGATTGCCGTCCTTGCCTATCGCGACGACCGTCAGTCGGCCTATAACACGGCCTATATTGCGACTGCCGGTGAGATGCGCATGCTTTCTCAGCGTCTGGCAAAGGCGTCGAGCCTGGCGCTGCTGGGTGACACGGTTGCCTTCAAGCAACTCCTCGAGTCGCGTGACAGCTTCGCCAACTACCTTGAGCGATTGACGACGGGCGGAGAACTGGCCGCCACGCGCGTGCCTCCTTCTCCAGCGAGTGTACAGGGCCAGTTGCAGACACTGACCCAAATCTGGGAGAAGACCGACAAGAACGCTTCGCGCCTGCTCGAGATGGAGAAAAACCTGGTCTCGCTGGGCAAG contains:
- a CDS encoding rubredoxin, whose amino-acid sequence is MNTASDEPYYTWMCLTCGFIYEEAKGLPEEGITPGTRWADVPINWTCPECGARKEDFEMVEI
- a CDS encoding response regulator, producing MVIDDSNTIRRSAEIFLVQAGCQVLLAEDGFDALAKVADHQPAVIFCDIVMPRLDGYQTCALIKKNQRFRTTPVIMLSSKDGLFDRARGRMVGSDHYLTKPFTKDSLLQTVAAFAPAAT
- a CDS encoding response regulator; its protein translation is MKKILVVDDSPTERHVLKALLASNGYEVITAESGEEGIAKTKSELPDLVLMDVVMPGLNGYQATRTLTRDPATRNIPVIVCTTKGQETDKIWGLRQGAQDYLVKPINGPELLAKIAAL
- a CDS encoding chemotaxis protein CheW, which translates into the protein MTKKISLHEFQAYLAARLAGTSHQSSAGLLGIQAGPDHWLLDLADSGEIIPLPPLTKVPLTKPWFAGIANIRGNLYSVVDFSAFLGKEATPQNTSSRLLLVGTRHGSNAALLVTRMIGLRNIEALTPEIVAPDVPDWSREAYSDNEGRHWNKLRVRELLADESFMDIGA